GCGGGCCAATATTTTATCGTAGAACTCCAGCCCACCCTGGGCGTAAGATTTGGATATGGCAGCTGCTTTGCTGTCGGCTCTGAAATCCAACCACTGATTGACCGAGTCAGAGCACAGAAAGTATCCGGTGAGTCCAACTGTGATGGCAAGCAGATTAAAGATCCCCCTCAATAATATGGGGCCCGTGTACAGGCCCAGGAGCTGCTTCAGCCCTACACTGGAAACACAGACAGCGGTGAGGCAGACAGGGGCCACAGATGCCTGGATTAGGGGGCCACCACTTTGCGCATGGACAGCTTCACGAGCCAATGAGAATTTCTTGGCGTCTGTAGAGAACACCAGGCAGTCCCTCAGCCTTTTCCCAAGGTCGCTGCTCCAGTCCACCTCCTCACCATTAATCACCAACAACCGTTCCACAATTCCGGCCCCGTCCTCTCCCATGTTGTTATAATTGGCGGGAATACCGATCATGCATCCACCGGGAAGCCAAGGTACGCCGGCACTTGTTGGGTGGAAGCCATAGCCCGCGAAGGGGGTGTATCCAGAGGGGGAGGGGCAGCGAGCTTCCGCCAGGACATCCTGGAAGAGCTGGTGGAGTCTCTCCGACAGCTGAGCGGGTTCTCCCTTGGACCAGGCTTGGTAAACCTTCCGGAAAGTCTGATCTGGGAGGACGTGATAGGAAATATTAGCGGCAAACAGTCCCAGGGAGGAGGCGCCGAGCAGCTTAACTCTGTGATTCCGGGTGAATGTGCAAAACTTCAGGAAGAGCTGGAGTGCCATGACCCCACGCCTGGAAACAACACAGAATGTTAGGAATTTTCACAGGTCTACGGAATGTCTTATTATCATTGATTATTGTCACATTTCATTCTAGGTGAGAATTGGACCAATGCTGCTGCATCAAAGCACCATTGCAGCCATTACTGGATAACACTCTATATACAACCAAACCAGGTTACTGGCGTATACCCTATTAGGTAAAGTACTTAGAGTCTCTTCATCTCCCTACGCTTTTCACCAagtcggcttcctcaggggagttcaAGACATATACAAACTGTATATAAAAGGCTTTTACACAGAGAAACACTCTGCGTCTGGCCAGTACTTCCTCAACGGAGTACAATAGTTTTCTTTAGGGCTCATTTGGCtcccttttttacattatattcctGATTAATCAACACTAAGTACTAAGTATCTTCTTAGGTGATTCCCACCTTATTCGGATATCTAATAAGATCTTTCTAATGCCTATCCAGCATGATATATGAGAATGAGACCTATTACTATTATACCTAAAGACCTTAAGACTGAGCAACCACAACATATATGACTAAACTGATATTCGGTACCCTTTTTCTTCCTGATTTCACATAGAAACTCACTTTTAATAGTTTGTGtatgtctcaagctcccctgaggaagccgtgtTGGCAAAACGCGTAGGTTAATAAAGAGACTCAAAGGACTTCACCCAATGGGGTAAACGCCAACAACCTGGTGTGTCTATCTGACCTACCAGGGTTCATCATTTTTTCTTCACAAATCAGCAGTATCTGTCTAGTGTCAGGAAAAAAGAGGTAAAACCCCACCTGTAACTGTTACGCTATACCCCCACTCCATATATCCCCTCCCATTGTGcattaattcccccacctcctagattgtaagctcttcggggcggggtcctctcctcttgtgtcactgtctgtcatttgcttctcctatttattattattactttattattatattagtatttatatagcgccatcatattacgcagcgctgtacaaagtccataatcatgtcactaactgtccccctcaaaggagctcacaatctaatgtcctattATTATTCTAGATCTCATTATTGTGATGTCACATTGCCATTATAATCACATGACGCCAAAAAACCATCTCAGCTATGACGTCACAACACGATTCTAAAAGTAGATATCATTAAACCAGAATGTGACCGATTTATAAATCTCTGAGCCCACCGAATCCCACGGTCACCCCTCCCCCGCTCCGGTCCCGGTACTGACCTCCAGCACACGTGCAGCACAGAGGACGCTGCGCTCCAGTGACGTCACACGCAGGAAACATTCGTTACATTGCATCTAGGGAGGAGCTCTTGCGTTGGAGGGGGCGGGAAGGAGGAGGAGTTCTGAGTAAGGCGTGGCTTTGTCGGCTAGATATGATATGAGGCGGCGCTTAGAGACACTTAAGAAGGGGGATAAGGAGAAGTTACGAGTAGACGTGAAAATATAGCGGGGCTTCTTTTTGGGTATATATAAGATGGGGTGGAGCTTAGAAACAATTTAAGGGCGGAGAGAAGGAGGAGTTACGAGTAAACTTGACACTTAGAGCGGGGCTTGAAAAAAGTAGGTCCAAATAAGATGGGCGGAGCTTAGAGATTGGGGCGGAGTTCCGTACTGTATAGGGGCTGTAATGTGTGTATGTTCTATGTGCGTAGTCTCCTATGCTGTGCTTTTACCCTTCTCACCATAAGCTTTCTGGTTGTTCTATCCTGCACAGCTATCTCCCGCATTGATAATGCTCTACAAGCTGGAAGGGGCTGTTTTCAGATTGTAATAATTAGCTCTATAATAGTTCTGTATCTGTACAGCTAACCGGATGCTATGAATGTGCAGTGGGGGCTGAGGGGATGAGATTATTTGCATAGCTCCGCCCATTATCTAAAATAAGGAATAACcttatgatttaaaaataaataatgtgccaTGGGGGGATTTACTTCCTGTCCagggaaaacaaataaacatctGTCACCAGAATACGTGTCCCCTttgttcctgttctggtgacaactgtaacattttggaaaTCCCATTCCAGTGATCATGGTCACCAGTACACTTAGAGGAGGAATCCCTCTCTACCATTAAACACAAAATGAACAACTGGAGGACCGGAAAACCTCTAGAGAGCCCTAGTGATTTACCATACAGGAGACCACAggacaacattacaaaaatagaaGGAAAGCAATGTGATCCGATGGGCCCTGGGTTCTCTGACACGACCACATGCCATACATAACCTTCAATGTCTCCAATCTGCATTCAAACGGTAATATTACAtcaaaaattgacttttttttattctgtaccaACTAATTCAAAACCCAAAAAAGTTCAGAAATCAGGAAGTGTTCAGAAAGCACCAGAGATGCCCTGAGCTCTCTGTATTATTTTTGCAGCTGCTTTGTATTCCCCATTATCGCCACCAGAGGGCGATACACAACCAGTGCCATGGCAGCTGTAGGTGGTTGTGTCACCCCCTGACACAGCCCCAGGGCaataatgttataaaacacaagCTGTGACGTCATTGCCCATCCTGTGTCATGAGGTTGCAGGATTCTTTCTTCTTGCACACTTCACCTTCTTGGACTTCAACCAACCAATCATTAAACATCTGGGTGTGGAGTCTCCTTTTAACCCCCTTGCTGCCGTGTACCTGCTCTCTTCTTATTCCTCCATGGCATTTCTTGCTGCAAAACACCACCCATATCGGAAAGTCCATCCAATCCTAAGATTTACACCAGGATCTGTCCTACAGGGCAGGATATCAGAGTTTTCTGTGCTCCAGGTAAATAACATAGGTTTGCcctgtgactgaacagtgaaaaaaGCAACAGTAAACTGATCAGCTCATCCCTCTTTTAGTCTGTTCTCTCCTCCCAGCAGCTTTTTCCTTAATGGTAAAGCAACACTGTAGCATAGCTTATTGTCACCCAATGCTGCTTTTTCCTGTTCCCAAATATGCAACCCCCGTATAGCAGCCCCCCCGTGTGTACAATACAGTGCACATAACGATTTTCCATGGCAGAGGCTCCGCATACAGATAGCTAGACTCGATGTCTCTGGAGTTGCACTCCAGTCCATCAGTCAATCTGTCCGCCATTCATCCTGTGGTCAGTCAGATCATTTATCCCATGTAATATGAGCAAGTACACAACCCCTGAGGGGGCATTACTGACCGAGCCGACCAATGGCGTGCTTCTTATTACATACAGATCAGACTTGTAACTCCGTCCTTGGGGGCCTCTACTCATAATAAATACATGTGGATGACAGAAGTGAGAAcctcactgtgctgcttctcctttctctgTCCATTCACAAGCTCTGGGTGGATGGGTTTAGAACGAGTGGGTTTATTGATGCTTGCAATCAGGCTGTGGACATTTAGCaccatagaagaaaaaaatctttatactgAAGATGAATATTAAACCAAAAgctgggtatttattttttatttctggccGGAGTTCCACCACCAGTTTGCAGAATTTATTATCTTCTATCATAGACACCGACCTGTTCACAGTTCCCCCTCCTCCGATCTGTAGGTGACAAGGACAGTGTGATTCATTACCAATTAGAGCTGCAATTTAATAATCAAATCAGCAAATTGTCAAATTACCAGAAAGCAGCCGAGTGGAATAATTGGTTGTGTTTAGTGAGTTGAATCCAGGCCAAGGCGGAGATCTGGAATTCTCGGGGACACTGACTAATGCAGACATCGTTCCACAATCAGAACACAGAGACCACGTCTGAAGGAGCAAAATCTGATACCCAGGGAATGCATGTGGGGGCtggcagggcatgctgggagtAGTTGTTCTTCCAACATCcattattcatatttgtttttctctggTATGTCATTAAAGGAGACCTTTCAGTGACTTTTAAAATTCTATATGAATGTATTCCCAGTCTCTAACAATTATATTTGTATAGCTGTGACTTATACTacaatgctgtacagagaacactgtgATTGTCCCAATAGTCTCTGTACCacaagagctgacactctaaggtccccctacagtcacacactattaatatacccacctcttagattgtaagttcttctgggcagggtcctctcctcttcctgtgtcattgcctgtatctgtctgtcatttgcaacccctatttaatgtatcgAGCTaaatattatgttggcgctatataaatactgtataataataaatatagctctgacatatatcacagCACTGTACAGGAAACTCTGAGCtggtcccatcagtctctgtacagaggaactgacactctaatgttTCCTCCAGTCacacaatattatacatttatatagctctgacatataccgcagtgctgtacagagaacactgagccagtcccatcagtctctgtacagaggagctgacactccaattttctatacacacacacacactattatttTATGCTCTGACCTATACCACAGCACCGTACAGGGAACAGTGAGCCAATATTATCATACACATTTTTCAGTGacctcattttttaaaatctctgCTTGGTTGGTGTTTGTGTTCTGCACATTATGCTGTATGAAGTATATAAATTTCTCAGTTTGTAATGGTTTCTCCCACCTAATTTTATGTCAATATATGACATATAGACCATGGGAGAAACCACAGCCTGTGGTGGGGGAAACAGGTATTATACCCAGCCAAAGAATGCAATACCTGCAGTAGCCGGGGAGCAGCAAAGCCGTAATGTTTTAGCACATGGGCCACCAAAAAGCGAGGTATACTCCCTCTTCCTTTAGATTTATCTGGCCCTGTGGTGATTCAACATCCTGATCTGTTCCAGATATTTTCATATTGTGCAGATTAGGCAAAGGGTGTCTGGAAGACAGAAAATTGGTACTGTAGAGGGAATGATTCTCCTTAGAATGTTGTCCCAGGACTGGTGACCAAATGGTCAGCTCTTTGCATGAGTGGGCGCTGGGAGTGCCAAGAAGGgaagtgaaaaaaacagaatttagtttatttcattttattatatctaaaccaaaaaaaaaataaaatgttttaccaggGTTCAGTCCGCCTCTTTATCACAGATTACTACTGTTAATATTAAACATGCATCAGACGAGGGGGATCCTGCAGGGTGATCAGCGCCATCAGCCCAAAGCccaaacctataatggatctgGTATTATTGGCAAATGATCTTATGAAATCAACTCCAGATTTGTTTGAtctcccaggttttcccatgCTAGTCTTTGATAAAGAATTCCTAATGAATACACAATCTCCCGGATAGGAGCCGTCCAGCATCTTCTCTGAGATTTCCATCGGCCCCCATTGATTAGCATTTCCTTGGGAGCCTCTGATCACGGGACACACGTGACCTGAACCCATCAACCTTCTCCGAAATTTTCCCCGCTCCCTACTGACC
The Pyxicephalus adspersus chromosome 7, UCB_Pads_2.0, whole genome shotgun sequence genome window above contains:
- the TMEM177 gene encoding transmembrane protein 177 yields the protein MALQLFLKFCTFTRNHRVKLLGASSLGLFAANISYHVLPDQTFRKVYQAWSKGEPAQLSERLHQLFQDVLAEARCPSPSGYTPFAGYGFHPTSAGVPWLPGGCMIGIPANYNNMGEDGAGIVERLLVINGEEVDWSSDLGKRLRDCLVFSTDAKKFSLAREAVHAQSGGPLIQASVAPVCLTAVCVSSVGLKQLLGLYTGPILLRGIFNLLAITVGLTGYFLCSDSVNQWLDFRADSKAAAISKSYAQGGLEFYDKILARNRILRGIMGKQGETMYAPSGNVFPKPKVRLKHAPYTARRARIQRTLETM